The following are encoded in a window of Collinsella aerofaciens genomic DNA:
- a CDS encoding PTS mannose/fructose/sorbose/N-acetylgalactosamine transporter subunit IIC → MLTQAILIGLIAAFGKFDCQLGTLYAFRPIVLCPLVGLVLGDLQSGLAIGASLELLFMGSISIGAYVPPDETIGGVLACAFAIQLGQSTEAAIALAMPIATLCLAIKNILNAALPILVDRADVFSGQGNLKGVYAMHFLIGLTGIIMAFLLCSLSFYLGADAIQGLLDFIPPFVLAGFGVAANFLPAMGFAMLGRLVLTKQLVPFYFLGFLLCSYANVPVLGVALIAIIIGIDKFDLLGLGGAQPQLSAEGDEDDDF, encoded by the coding sequence ATGCTTACCCAAGCAATCCTCATCGGACTTATCGCCGCATTTGGTAAGTTCGACTGCCAGCTCGGTACGCTCTATGCGTTCCGCCCCATCGTCCTGTGCCCGCTCGTGGGCCTGGTGCTGGGGGACCTGCAGTCCGGCCTCGCGATCGGTGCGAGTCTGGAGCTGCTGTTCATGGGCTCGATCTCCATCGGCGCCTACGTGCCGCCTGATGAGACGATCGGCGGCGTGCTCGCCTGCGCCTTCGCTATCCAGCTGGGCCAGAGCACTGAGGCAGCCATCGCGCTTGCCATGCCCATCGCCACGCTGTGCCTTGCCATCAAGAACATCCTTAACGCCGCCCTGCCGATCCTGGTTGACCGCGCTGATGTCTTCTCCGGCCAGGGCAACCTTAAGGGCGTCTATGCGATGCACTTCCTGATCGGTTTGACCGGTATCATCATGGCGTTCCTGCTGTGCTCGCTGTCGTTCTATCTGGGTGCTGACGCCATCCAGGGCCTGCTCGACTTCATCCCGCCCTTTGTCCTTGCTGGCTTTGGCGTTGCCGCCAACTTCCTGCCTGCCATGGGCTTCGCCATGCTCGGCCGCCTGGTGCTCACCAAGCAGCTCGTGCCCTTCTACTTCCTGGGCTTCCTGCTGTGCTCCTACGCCAACGTGCCCGTCCTGGGCGTCGCCCTGATCGCCATCATCATCGGCATCGACAAGTTCGACCTGCTCGGCCTGGGCGGAGCCCAGCCCCAGCTCTCCGCGGAAGGGGATGAGGACGATGACTTCTAG
- a CDS encoding PTS sugar transporter subunit IIB, producing the protein MIQLLRVDHRLLHGQVAVSWVQGLGSNCIFCVGDKVANDPVWKTTLKMGKPAGCKLVIKDMEHAIEAINSGVTDKYKMIICVATIAEAKQLVEGCPQIKSVNLGNTKPKDEKRPDARQVSRQIFLTAAEEADVREMLDRGVEVEIRPLADDPKVDCASVL; encoded by the coding sequence ATGATTCAGCTACTTCGCGTTGACCATCGCCTGCTTCATGGCCAGGTCGCAGTTTCCTGGGTTCAGGGCCTTGGCTCCAACTGCATCTTCTGCGTGGGCGATAAGGTCGCTAACGACCCGGTGTGGAAGACGACGCTCAAGATGGGCAAGCCTGCCGGCTGCAAGCTCGTCATCAAAGATATGGAGCATGCAATCGAAGCTATCAACTCGGGCGTGACCGACAAGTACAAGATGATCATCTGTGTCGCCACTATTGCTGAGGCAAAGCAGCTTGTTGAGGGCTGCCCGCAGATCAAGTCGGTCAACCTGGGCAACACCAAGCCCAAGGACGAGAAGCGTCCCGATGCTCGTCAGGTCTCTCGTCAGATCTTCCTGACCGCGGCCGAGGAAGCCGATGTGCGCGAGATGCTGGATCGTGGCGTTGAGGTCGAGATTCGACCCCTGGCCGATGACCCCAAGGTTGACTGCGCCAGCGTGCTCTAG
- a CDS encoding PTS sugar transporter subunit IIA: MRQYIIASHAHFATGIKESVELLSGARDNVHDLSMFVDGRMDVAEEAQKLLAGMSADDDVVVCTDLFGGSVNNEFTKIVQTRPRTYLVTNMNLPLLIQLLFSDESAPVEETIRAIVAADDTRVKFVNDLLVDDDEEEEF; this comes from the coding sequence ATGAGACAGTACATCATCGCCAGCCATGCGCACTTCGCTACCGGCATCAAGGAGAGCGTCGAGCTGCTCTCGGGCGCTCGCGACAACGTCCACGATCTTTCGATGTTCGTCGATGGCCGCATGGACGTGGCCGAGGAGGCCCAAAAACTGCTGGCAGGCATGTCTGCTGACGATGATGTCGTTGTCTGCACCGACCTCTTTGGCGGCAGCGTCAACAACGAGTTTACCAAGATCGTCCAGACGCGTCCCCGCACGTACCTCGTTACCAACATGAACCTTCCTCTCCTCATCCAGTTGCTGTTCTCTGACGAGTCGGCGCCGGTTGAGGAGACGATTCGCGCCATCGTCGCTGCGGACGATACGCGCGTGAAGTTTGTCAACGATCTTTTGGTCGATGACGACGAGGAAGAAGAGTTCTAA
- a CDS encoding SIS domain-containing protein, with the protein MKETEKIEIMHFDQEGYLEDGKALYETGKKMTALADKVADEGYDAVFLMGVGGTWDELMQLEYLMNKFGDRDLEVYLIHAAEWNVMGHKRMTEKSVVLTASESGTTPEVLEAVKKMKEKGIRVYAMTKPEGPIGQAVGAENCVAMASDHGSGGCEKGYYLADCFGLRLLNRRGCFPKFDLFIEQTKDIWKDMLDIRKRFEPRAEELAKKYALAPYTMFIGSGALWGETILFSMCILEEMQWKRTRYITSADFFHGTLELVEPGVPVFLFMGEDENRKLDERVRAFLTRGVTGDTDINIIDTAEFAIPGLDDEFRVIVSPWILTVLVTDRLARYYETVTKHNLKYRRYYHQFDY; encoded by the coding sequence ATGAAGGAAACCGAGAAGATCGAGATCATGCATTTCGACCAGGAGGGCTATCTCGAGGACGGCAAGGCGCTCTACGAGACCGGCAAGAAGATGACCGCGCTCGCCGACAAGGTTGCCGACGAGGGCTACGACGCCGTGTTCCTGATGGGCGTCGGCGGCACCTGGGACGAGCTCATGCAGCTCGAGTACCTCATGAACAAGTTCGGCGACCGCGACCTCGAGGTCTACCTGATCCACGCCGCCGAGTGGAACGTCATGGGCCACAAGCGCATGACCGAGAAGTCCGTCGTGCTCACCGCCTCCGAGTCCGGCACCACCCCCGAGGTCCTCGAGGCCGTCAAGAAGATGAAGGAAAAGGGCATTCGCGTCTACGCCATGACCAAGCCCGAGGGCCCCATCGGCCAGGCTGTCGGCGCCGAGAACTGCGTCGCCATGGCTTCTGACCATGGTTCGGGCGGCTGTGAGAAGGGCTACTACCTCGCCGACTGCTTCGGCCTGCGCCTGCTCAACCGCCGCGGCTGCTTCCCCAAGTTTGACCTGTTTATCGAGCAGACCAAGGACATCTGGAAGGACATGCTCGATATCCGCAAGCGCTTCGAGCCGCGCGCCGAGGAGCTCGCCAAGAAGTACGCCCTGGCCCCCTACACCATGTTCATCGGCTCCGGCGCCCTGTGGGGCGAGACCATCCTGTTCTCGATGTGCATCCTGGAGGAGATGCAGTGGAAGCGCACCCGCTACATCACCTCGGCCGACTTCTTCCACGGCACCCTCGAGCTCGTGGAGCCCGGCGTCCCGGTCTTCCTGTTCATGGGCGAGGACGAGAACCGCAAGCTCGACGAGCGCGTCCGCGCCTTCCTGACCCGCGGCGTGACCGGCGACACCGACATCAACATCATCGACACCGCCGAGTTCGCGATCCCCGGCCTTGACGACGAGTTCCGCGTCATCGTGTCTCCGTGGATTCTGACGGTGCTCGTTACCGACCGCCTGGCTCGCTACTACGAGACGGTCACCAAGCACAACCTCAAGTATCGTCGCTACTATCACCAGTTCGACTACTAA
- a CDS encoding SIS domain-containing protein, which yields MKMLDYVQLAHVRMGENLERSSELVAQLVDIFQSGSFDALRIVASGSSRHAADCTRDFLQDTLQMQVSVVTPEAFVDFEHTYPQHALNIAVSQSGYSTNTIAALDYMRAHDMAAVALTANVEAPIKEHADIVLDYGVGVESVDFVTLGVEVLVEYLVLFGIYGGQARGTIDAKGVAQRLDGLREAIQANAVMCKTAEAYLQDHMLELSEHTPAMVVGNGPNYGVAEEAALKLSETIKIPAMHHEGEEFVHGPEMQIVPGYLVFIVDDPQGSERLANIADALSNVTAKTVLLTAHPKGRAHEVVVPQVAPLLSAIPNLVFFQTIAAIIAERLKSWDVHPYLDAVSKQMEVKAEGYEESVNALKAKAAECYGM from the coding sequence ATGAAGATGCTCGATTACGTTCAGCTTGCCCATGTGCGTATGGGGGAGAACCTCGAGCGTTCGTCTGAGCTGGTAGCGCAGCTCGTTGATATTTTCCAGTCCGGTTCTTTTGACGCACTGCGCATCGTTGCTTCGGGTTCGTCGCGCCATGCTGCGGATTGCACCCGCGATTTCCTGCAAGATACGCTGCAGATGCAGGTGTCCGTTGTGACGCCCGAGGCCTTCGTCGATTTTGAACACACCTATCCACAGCATGCGCTCAACATTGCCGTTTCGCAGAGTGGCTATTCGACCAATACGATCGCGGCTCTTGATTACATGCGCGCACACGATATGGCTGCAGTTGCGCTCACGGCAAACGTCGAGGCACCCATCAAGGAACACGCCGACATCGTTCTTGACTACGGTGTGGGTGTCGAGTCGGTGGACTTTGTGACTCTGGGCGTCGAGGTTCTCGTTGAGTACCTGGTGCTCTTTGGTATTTACGGCGGTCAGGCGCGCGGAACGATTGACGCCAAGGGCGTTGCTCAGCGTCTTGATGGCCTGCGCGAGGCTATCCAGGCTAATGCCGTGATGTGCAAGACCGCCGAGGCATATCTCCAAGACCACATGCTCGAGCTTTCTGAGCACACGCCCGCTATGGTCGTCGGCAACGGCCCCAACTACGGTGTTGCCGAGGAGGCGGCGCTCAAACTGAGCGAGACCATCAAGATTCCTGCCATGCATCACGAAGGCGAGGAGTTCGTCCACGGTCCCGAGATGCAGATTGTTCCGGGCTACCTGGTGTTTATTGTCGACGATCCGCAGGGGTCGGAGCGTCTTGCGAATATCGCCGATGCGCTATCGAACGTTACGGCAAAAACGGTGCTGCTCACGGCCCATCCCAAGGGTAGGGCTCACGAGGTTGTGGTGCCTCAGGTGGCTCCGCTGCTCAGTGCAATTCCCAATCTCGTGTTCTTCCAGACGATTGCGGCAATAATCGCCGAGCGTCTGAAGTCATGGGACGTTCACCCGTATCTCGATGCTGTCTCCAAGCAAATGGAGGTCAAGGCGGAGGGCTACGAAGAGTCAGTCAATGCGCTTAAGGCCAAAGCGGCCGAGTGTTACGGAATGTAA
- a CDS encoding GntR family transcriptional regulator: MAETVDATPVYMRIRRCIEERIERGAYPTGSMIPSEKDLAEEFGTTRLTIRSAVDELVRRGQIRRVRGKGAFVAQKVPAFFERTVGFRESVRASGGEPSVRILARSKRYAGPYYADLFGIAEDDLLYSVRRLNCINGSPVSIETALIPCLLFPTIEDIDVSVFSLYETYEMLGRKPVMAQEKLDIEALGARDAGLLGLEQGDLVLLLECVSYDASGQAIEYVKSFNRGDTGGYTYTY, from the coding sequence ATGGCTGAAACAGTAGATGCCACCCCGGTTTATATGCGCATTCGACGCTGCATCGAGGAACGTATCGAGCGCGGTGCATATCCCACGGGTTCCATGATTCCGTCCGAAAAAGACCTCGCCGAGGAATTTGGTACGACACGCTTGACCATCCGAAGCGCTGTCGATGAGCTGGTTCGACGCGGGCAGATTCGCCGTGTTCGGGGAAAAGGTGCCTTTGTGGCGCAGAAAGTACCTGCTTTTTTTGAACGCACGGTCGGTTTCCGTGAATCGGTCCGTGCTTCGGGCGGCGAGCCGTCCGTCCGTATTCTCGCGCGTTCCAAGCGTTATGCGGGGCCATATTACGCCGACCTGTTTGGCATCGCCGAGGACGACCTGCTCTATTCCGTTCGACGCCTGAACTGCATAAACGGTAGCCCCGTATCGATTGAGACGGCGCTGATTCCCTGCCTGCTGTTCCCAACCATCGAAGATATTGACGTGTCGGTCTTCAGTTTGTACGAGACCTATGAGATGCTGGGCCGAAAGCCAGTCATGGCACAGGAAAAGCTCGATATCGAGGCACTGGGCGCACGAGATGCCGGCCTCCTTGGACTGGAACAGGGCGATCTTGTTTTGCTTTTGGAATGCGTGAGCTATGACGCGAGCGGTCAGGCTATCGAGTATGTAAAGTCCTTCAATCGTGGCGATACGGGCGGCTACACCTATACGTACTAG
- a CDS encoding GntR family transcriptional regulator has translation MAGESYAIPPKDHAVEGILWYIQHHQLAGGDRLPAERVLCEEIGVSRTALRAGITRLISCGTLESRRGSGTYVCPPKPLNIFQETYNFSDAVRTAGLHPSSRLVSTGTIEADEALADKLGVAVGAPLLRMQRVRLIEGEPASIETAHVNLSLCPSLPEHDFECESLYDVLLKEGGVRVEHGREHISISRLNFEEAELLQQEEGTPVFYESSIEFDKDMRFVEHCKSVILPTKFRFADNGEENGMRSVAGEQWLKQ, from the coding sequence ATGGCAGGCGAATCTTATGCAATTCCCCCCAAAGATCATGCTGTTGAGGGAATTCTTTGGTATATCCAGCACCATCAGCTTGCCGGCGGCGATCGCCTGCCGGCCGAGCGCGTGCTGTGCGAAGAGATTGGCGTTTCGCGTACGGCGTTGCGTGCCGGTATCACGCGGCTTATCTCGTGTGGAACGCTCGAGAGCCGTCGCGGATCGGGCACGTATGTGTGTCCTCCCAAGCCGCTGAACATCTTCCAGGAAACGTATAACTTTTCCGATGCTGTGCGGACTGCCGGCCTGCACCCCTCTTCTCGTCTGGTTTCCACCGGGACCATCGAGGCGGATGAGGCGCTTGCCGACAAGCTTGGGGTGGCTGTAGGCGCTCCCTTGCTCCGCATGCAGCGCGTTCGACTTATTGAGGGCGAGCCGGCGTCAATCGAGACCGCTCACGTTAACCTGTCCCTGTGCCCATCGCTTCCCGAGCACGATTTTGAGTGTGAGAGCCTTTACGATGTCTTGCTCAAAGAAGGTGGCGTGCGCGTTGAGCATGGACGTGAGCATATCTCCATCTCGCGTTTGAACTTCGAAGAGGCCGAGCTGCTCCAGCAAGAAGAGGGAACGCCGGTGTTCTATGAGAGCTCGATCGAATTTGATAAGGACATGCGTTTTGTGGAGCATTGCAAATCGGTGATTTTGCCCACAAAGTTCCGCTTTGCCGATAACGGCGAAGAGAACGGCATGAGGAGCGTGGCAGGTGAACAATGGCTGAAACAGTAG
- a CDS encoding LacI family DNA-binding transcriptional regulator gives MANKVTLKQIAQEVGLSPSSVSLVLNNRPCRISEENRKLIKEVAARNHYVPNQIARSLVMRESRTLGLIVPNIESRFFASLAGSLEKRCREDGYALFITSSGGSADDDLELLRQLVTRGVDGVFLVVGDEFSDDRALREEVSHLPIPAVMVDRAIEGLECDKVMFDHEMGGYMATRYLIEQGHRRIACLVNARRSNTGRKRLAGYERALREVGLPIDARLEFESEYYIPSAYEASEAVLATDATAVFASSDNIALGLLKRLHEMGKSIPGDISVVSYDNSAADVLFEPALTAIEQDPGILAEHAFGCMSKRLAGRGGRRAEEVVLEPALIVKGSVLDLTECS, from the coding sequence ATGGCCAACAAAGTCACCCTCAAGCAGATCGCCCAGGAGGTGGGGCTTTCCCCCTCGTCGGTCTCGCTTGTGCTCAATAATCGGCCCTGTCGCATCTCGGAAGAAAACCGCAAACTCATCAAGGAGGTCGCGGCGCGCAACCACTATGTTCCTAACCAGATTGCGCGTAGTTTGGTCATGCGCGAGTCGCGCACGCTGGGCCTTATCGTCCCTAACATCGAGAGCCGCTTTTTTGCCTCGCTCGCCGGTAGCCTGGAAAAGCGCTGCCGCGAGGATGGCTATGCACTCTTCATTACCAGCTCGGGTGGAAGCGCCGATGACGATCTGGAGCTGCTGCGCCAGCTGGTGACGCGCGGCGTTGATGGCGTCTTCCTGGTCGTGGGCGACGAGTTCTCCGACGACCGCGCCCTGCGCGAAGAAGTCAGCCACCTGCCCATCCCGGCCGTAATGGTCGACCGTGCCATTGAGGGGCTCGAGTGCGACAAGGTGATGTTCGACCACGAGATGGGTGGCTACATGGCCACTCGCTATCTGATCGAGCAGGGCCACCGTCGCATTGCCTGCTTGGTTAACGCGCGCCGTTCCAATACGGGGCGTAAGCGACTTGCCGGCTATGAGCGCGCGCTGCGCGAGGTTGGCTTGCCTATCGACGCGCGTTTGGAGTTTGAGAGCGAGTACTACATTCCGAGTGCCTACGAGGCCTCGGAGGCGGTGCTCGCGACCGACGCCACCGCCGTATTTGCAAGCTCGGACAACATTGCCCTTGGTCTGCTCAAGCGCTTACACGAGATGGGGAAGAGCATTCCGGGCGACATTTCGGTGGTGAGTTACGACAACTCGGCCGCCGACGTTCTCTTTGAGCCGGCGCTGACCGCGATTGAGCAGGATCCTGGTATCCTCGCGGAGCATGCTTTTGGCTGCATGTCCAAGCGCCTTGCCGGTAGGGGCGGTAGACGTGCCGAAGAAGTCGTTCTGGAGCCGGCGCTTATCGTGAAGGGCAGCGTGCTCGATCTTACCGAATGTAGCTAA